The Desulfobulbaceae bacterium nucleotide sequence GAGTAATAGTTTGGGCGTAGCCCCACCCTGAGTAACGCGGGCCATGTCTCTGTCAGAAAGTCGGCCAAGAGCCATACATTTCTGAAAAAAAGTGACAGCGGCGGCAATTGAATTGCGCACCTTTTCTGTATCTGCCTCTGAAAGAAAATCTTTAAAGAGGCGGGTTGTTAGATCACCACTGCCTGCATTATACCACTCAAGGCCCGCAATGAAATCAACCTTGACAGAATGTACTTCCCCGTCTGGTGCAGGCCGGCTCAGGACAACCTGGGCACAATAGCCTATGTTTCGAAAAAAAAGTACATACCATCCATTTTTGTGGGCTCTCTCAGCAAGAAGTTGGCAGGCCAACACTATTTGGGTGTTGGAGACCAGAATATCAAGATCACCTTCTGAACGAGTTTGGGTATCGTTTCCTCGTAAGAAGAGAAATGATATTGTTGGTGTGAGGGCTTGGGTAATGAATGCTTCGATTTCAGCTTTCATTTGCTACCCTTTGTCGAATAAGGTCATACTCCTTGATTAGATTAACAGCTGCAATTGACCAGTTGAGTTGGTTCTCGATTAGTTCACGGCCCCGCAAGATATACTGTGACCACTCAGTTTGTTGTTGTAGCGCTCTTTCTAACCCTCGACTTAATCCGTAAGGAGTCGGTTCACACATGAAAAATGCTTGTCGGTCGTAGAAATAACTTGCCTTAGCTGTGCGGGTAATCAGCAGTGGCGTTCCGATGGCCAGTGCCTCCATTGCCGCAATTGAAAATACGTCGCATAGTGAAGGATGAACAAATAAGTCAATGTCGCGAAGAAAGGCTATCTTGTCGGCACCATATTTCGGTCCAACCCATTCAACTCCCTTATCATCATAATCTGTTAACAGTTTTTTGAGATAGGGCGATTCAGGACCGGCGATCTGCAGTCGCAGTTTATTGTTATTATTTCGCATTAATGAAATTGCTTTACAGAGTGAATCTAGATTTTTCTCTGGGGAAACTCTTCCCAAATAGCCGATTTTAATCTCATCGACTTGGGAATGATTGTGAGGGAGAAGTGTGGGGTAATCATCAAGGTCAATGCCGTTAGGGATGTAAAATTGATGCCGAGGCGAGAACCATGATAGTGCTTCAGTTGTCTCCTCCTCGGTCAACATATGAATGCCTGCGGATTTTTCAAGATG carries:
- a CDS encoding glycosyltransferase family 4 protein — protein: MKVLHFILGKANKDRANGVNQVIAGLAKYTARYGVDVRVIGKAGSVKKEGELIQRDGFTIQAFSQLGLQLSKAVDEAIVWADVVHLHGVFSPWNLWVAKKCNQLQKPYVVTLHNGLALDRQTSTTTKIKKSLYHWLLQRQHLEKSAGIHMLTEEETTEALSWFSPRHQFYIPNGIDLDDYPTLLPHNHSQVDEIKIGYLGRVSPEKNLDSLCKAISLMRNNNNKLRLQIAGPESPYLKKLLTDYDDKGVEWVGPKYGADKIAFLRDIDLFVHPSLCDVFSIAAMEALAIGTPLLITRTAKASYFYDRQAFFMCEPTPYGLSRGLERALQQQTEWSQYILRGRELIENQLNWSIAAVNLIKEYDLIRQRVANES